The Streptomyces europaeiscabiei genome window below encodes:
- a CDS encoding LLM class F420-dependent oxidoreductase: MQLPVQSQSTLYAEPWEADAGPEDLAEIARAADRAGFAYIATCDHVAIPRRLAPAMSTVWYDPVATLAYLAGVTERVRLLSHVAVVGLRHPLVTAKQYATLDHLSGGRLILGVGAGHVQEEFEALGVDFDRRGAVLDECVDALRAALGPDEFPSHHGKVYDFEDLGQRPRPAQDRIPVWVGGSSPAAVRRAAVRGDGWLPQGDPRDRLPAQITRLRRLREEAGVTTPLTIGAITEPLYVGEPDWDVGRRTLTGRPEALAESLRAYGAMGVDQIQVRFRSRGRGELTDQIKKFGGEVGPLL; this comes from the coding sequence ATGCAGCTCCCCGTCCAGTCGCAGAGCACCCTCTACGCCGAGCCCTGGGAGGCGGACGCCGGGCCGGAGGATCTGGCCGAGATCGCGCGGGCCGCCGACCGGGCCGGGTTCGCGTACATCGCCACCTGCGACCACGTGGCCATCCCGCGCCGCCTCGCGCCCGCGATGAGCACGGTCTGGTACGACCCGGTCGCCACGCTCGCCTACCTGGCGGGCGTCACCGAACGGGTCCGGCTGCTCAGCCATGTCGCGGTCGTCGGCCTGCGCCACCCGCTCGTCACCGCCAAGCAGTACGCCACCCTCGACCACCTCTCCGGCGGCCGGCTGATCCTCGGCGTGGGCGCCGGCCATGTACAGGAGGAGTTCGAGGCGCTCGGCGTCGACTTCGACCGCCGGGGAGCCGTCCTGGACGAGTGCGTCGACGCCCTCCGGGCTGCCCTCGGCCCGGACGAATTCCCCTCCCACCACGGCAAGGTGTACGATTTCGAGGACCTGGGTCAGCGTCCCCGCCCGGCTCAGGACCGTATCCCGGTGTGGGTGGGCGGCTCGTCCCCCGCCGCCGTCCGCCGGGCCGCCGTCCGAGGCGACGGCTGGCTGCCGCAGGGCGACCCCCGCGACCGGCTCCCGGCCCAGATCACCCGCCTCCGCCGCCTACGGGAGGAGGCCGGCGTCACCACCCCCCTCACCATCGGCGCGATCACCGAGCCGCTGTACGTCGGCGAGCCGGACTGGGACGTCGGCCGCCGCACCCTCACCGGCCGCCCGGAAGCCCTCGCGGAGTCGCTGCGGGCGTACGGGGCGATGGGGGTGGACCAGATCCAGGTGCGGTTCCGGAGCCGTGGCCGGGGTGAACTAACGGACCAGATAAAGAAGTTCGGCGGCGAGGTGGGTCCGTTGCTGTAG
- a CDS encoding helix-turn-helix transcriptional regulator — MRSTRHVSTSQHAGTPVSAVPAQPTRVPAHPPRLPEPSSQGLSVALACGDGEWPHDDWPAPDDRYVSSALHVPPPYRELRETEVDVVVLRCEDPSTSFAVLLRAMGSMSAPVIVVSPRRDPEAVVEVFRGGAGYLVEGDYCTCMLSSAVMAATVGHTYFSPVACAAIRDAAQHLPDHGEAMERLRSLLSPRERQIMELLSTGLGAQEIGLRLRLSEKTVRNNLSNVYAKLDARGSTEAVLRWLGAAPGVRI, encoded by the coding sequence GTGCGATCTACCCGGCACGTCAGCACGTCCCAGCACGCAGGCACCCCCGTTTCAGCTGTTCCCGCACAACCCACCCGTGTCCCGGCGCACCCGCCCCGCCTGCCGGAACCGTCGTCCCAGGGCCTGTCCGTCGCGCTCGCCTGCGGCGATGGGGAGTGGCCGCACGACGACTGGCCGGCCCCCGACGACCGGTACGTGAGCAGCGCGCTGCACGTCCCCCCGCCCTACCGTGAACTCCGTGAGACCGAGGTGGACGTCGTGGTCCTGCGCTGCGAGGACCCGTCGACGTCCTTCGCGGTGCTGCTGAGGGCCATGGGGTCCATGAGCGCCCCGGTGATCGTCGTCAGCCCCCGCCGGGACCCCGAGGCGGTCGTGGAGGTGTTCCGGGGCGGGGCCGGCTATCTGGTCGAGGGCGACTACTGCACCTGCATGCTCTCCTCCGCGGTCATGGCCGCCACGGTCGGCCACACCTATTTCTCGCCCGTCGCCTGCGCCGCCATCCGGGACGCGGCCCAGCATCTGCCGGACCACGGAGAGGCGATGGAGCGGCTGCGCTCACTGCTCTCGCCCCGCGAACGCCAGATCATGGAGCTCCTCTCCACCGGCCTCGGCGCCCAGGAGATCGGGCTGCGCCTGAGGCTGAGCGAGAAGACCGTCCGCAACAACCTCAGCAACGTCTACGCCAAGCTCGATGCCCGGGGAAGTACGGAGGCGGTGCTGCGATGGCTGGGGGCGGCCCCCGGAGTTCGCATATGA
- a CDS encoding glycosyl hydrolase has translation MSNMSNPPMKRRAFVLIGAAVAMAAGARASMAAAATSPAPAGTPTPVRIVDDRATPATRALFAYLKRQQGKGILFGHQHDLTYGFTFTTPDGKASDTRAAVGDHPAVFGWDTLVLDGDERPGTQNGTEAENIAALTRCIRQGDARGGINTLSAHMPNFVTGENFYDTRGQVVGQILPGGAKHADFKAFLDRIAKAVKGARRPDGTAIPVIFRPFHENNAGWFWWGAGHATSREYIELYRYTVEYLRDTRGVHNLLYAYSPNSSFGGDPTGYLKTYPGDRFVDILGYDSYDENAGPTPWLDGLVKDLAMVVRLANERGKAPALTEFGEGGTEARDPQWFTRLAQAIEADPLARQVTYMLTWANFGGTKRAYVPYPGHVLLPDFGKYHQDPYTLFAADLRGVYSARTTAVRNAPLMHLATPTDRQRVTGRRTTVRVRVTPARASRVTYSVNGGRARPLRLDADGFYSGDWSIGSGDWLAGPSSPGNRSATLTVSARVDGRTLTDSAVVLLGEVAPLPAGWVDDFEGYAGDDAALSEAYTHVNSHTLTLSADHKSSGSYGLAYAYDFSGAAYTGMGKPVNADWNAFTSLALWLRGDGSANGGALQIVAGGVDFWYQVPLSDTNGQEVRAPFSEFAPAPWDTANAGAVLDAARLAKVTAFNLYLVHGSGSDAATKGVVHVDNIRAE, from the coding sequence ATGTCCAATATGTCCAACCCGCCCATGAAGCGTCGCGCGTTCGTCCTCATCGGCGCCGCGGTCGCCATGGCAGCCGGCGCCCGAGCGTCGATGGCCGCCGCGGCGACCTCCCCGGCACCCGCCGGCACGCCGACGCCGGTCCGGATAGTCGACGACAGGGCGACCCCCGCCACCCGCGCACTGTTCGCGTACCTGAAGCGGCAGCAGGGCAAAGGCATCCTGTTCGGCCACCAGCACGACCTCACCTACGGCTTCACCTTCACCACCCCCGACGGCAAGGCGTCCGACACCAGAGCGGCGGTGGGCGACCACCCCGCGGTCTTCGGCTGGGACACCCTCGTCCTCGACGGCGACGAACGCCCCGGTACCCAGAACGGAACCGAAGCCGAGAACATCGCCGCGCTCACCCGGTGCATCCGGCAGGGGGACGCACGCGGCGGGATCAACACCCTCAGCGCCCACATGCCGAACTTCGTCACCGGCGAGAACTTCTACGACACCAGGGGCCAAGTGGTCGGCCAGATCCTTCCCGGAGGCGCGAAGCACGCGGACTTCAAGGCCTTCCTCGACCGCATCGCGAAGGCGGTCAAGGGCGCTCGGCGGCCGGACGGCACCGCGATCCCGGTCATCTTCCGTCCCTTCCACGAGAACAACGCGGGCTGGTTCTGGTGGGGCGCCGGCCATGCGACCTCGCGCGAGTACATCGAGTTGTACCGCTACACCGTCGAGTACCTGCGCGACACCAGGGGCGTTCACAACCTGCTCTACGCCTACTCGCCCAACTCCAGCTTCGGAGGCGACCCGACCGGCTACCTGAAGACCTACCCGGGCGACCGTTTCGTCGACATCCTCGGCTACGACTCCTACGACGAGAACGCCGGACCGACCCCCTGGCTGGACGGTCTGGTGAAGGACCTGGCGATGGTGGTCCGGCTGGCGAACGAGCGGGGCAAGGCTCCGGCCCTCACCGAGTTCGGGGAGGGCGGTACCGAGGCCCGCGACCCGCAGTGGTTCACCCGGCTGGCGCAGGCCATCGAGGCGGACCCCCTGGCCCGTCAGGTGACGTACATGCTCACCTGGGCCAACTTCGGAGGCACCAAGCGCGCCTATGTGCCGTACCCGGGCCACGTCCTGCTGCCGGACTTCGGCAAGTACCACCAGGACCCCTACACCCTGTTCGCCGCCGATCTTCGGGGGGTGTACTCCGCGCGCACCACCGCTGTCAGGAACGCCCCGCTCATGCACCTCGCGACCCCCACGGACCGACAGCGCGTGACGGGCCGCAGGACCACCGTCCGGGTACGTGTCACGCCCGCGAGGGCGAGCCGGGTCACCTACTCCGTGAACGGTGGACGCGCCAGGCCTCTGCGCCTCGACGCCGACGGCTTCTACTCGGGAGACTGGTCGATCGGCTCGGGCGACTGGCTGGCCGGCCCGTCCTCGCCGGGCAACCGCTCGGCGACCCTCACCGTGAGCGCACGGGTGGACGGCAGGACGCTCACCGACTCGGCCGTGGTCCTCCTCGGCGAGGTCGCGCCCCTGCCCGCCGGCTGGGTCGACGACTTCGAGGGCTACGCCGGGGACGACGCCGCCCTGAGCGAGGCGTACACCCACGTCAACTCCCACACCCTCACCCTGTCGGCCGACCACAAGTCCTCGGGCTCCTACGGACTGGCCTACGCGTACGACTTCTCCGGCGCCGCGTACACCGGCATGGGCAAGCCGGTCAACGCGGACTGGAACGCCTTCACCTCCCTCGCGCTGTGGCTGCGGGGCGACGGTTCCGCGAACGGCGGGGCGCTCCAGATCGTCGCCGGCGGAGTCGACTTCTGGTACCAGGTTCCGCTGTCCGACACGAACGGGCAGGAGGTCAGGGCACCCTTCAGCGAGTTCGCGCCCGCTCCCTGGGACACCGCAAACGCCGGAGCCGTGCTCGATGCGGCCCGTCTCGCCAAGGTGACGGCGTTCAACCTGTACCTCGTCCATGGAAGCGGAAGCGACGCGGCGACCAAGGGCGTCGTGCACGTGGACAACATCAGGGCCGAATGA
- a CDS encoding SDR family NAD(P)-dependent oxidoreductase: protein MGKLDGRVVLVTGAARGQGEQEVRLFRAEGAEVVVADVLDDQGEALAKEIGALYVHLDVSSEADWSAAVAAAKKAYGRVDGLVNNAGVLRFNSLVDTPLDEFMQVVRVNQVGVFLGIKALAPEIEAAGGGTIVNTASYTGLTGMAYVGAYAATKHAIVGLTRVAALELARKGIRVNAVCPGSIDTAMTDPGDEATAEAVTKLYRKRIPLGRIGRPEEVARLALFLSCEDSSYVTGQPFVIDGGWLAGVSL, encoded by the coding sequence ATGGGCAAGCTCGACGGACGTGTCGTCCTCGTCACAGGCGCCGCGCGCGGCCAGGGCGAGCAGGAGGTCCGGCTGTTCCGGGCCGAGGGGGCGGAGGTCGTCGTCGCCGACGTCCTCGACGACCAGGGGGAGGCCCTCGCCAAGGAGATCGGCGCGCTCTACGTACACCTGGATGTGTCCAGCGAGGCCGACTGGTCCGCGGCGGTGGCCGCCGCCAAGAAGGCGTACGGCCGTGTCGACGGCCTCGTCAACAACGCCGGCGTCCTGCGCTTCAACTCCCTCGTCGACACCCCCCTCGACGAGTTCATGCAGGTCGTGCGGGTCAACCAGGTCGGTGTCTTCCTCGGCATCAAGGCCCTGGCCCCCGAGATCGAGGCGGCCGGCGGCGGCACGATAGTCAACACCGCCTCGTACACGGGGCTGACGGGCATGGCGTACGTCGGCGCGTACGCCGCGACCAAGCATGCGATCGTCGGCCTCACCCGGGTCGCCGCGCTGGAGCTGGCCCGCAAGGGCATCCGGGTCAACGCGGTCTGCCCCGGCTCCATCGACACCGCGATGACCGACCCGGGCGACGAGGCGACCGCCGAGGCCGTCACCAAGCTCTACCGCAAGCGGATCCCGCTCGGTCGGATCGGCCGCCCCGAGGAGGTCGCCCGCCTCGCCCTCTTCCTCTCCTGCGAGGACTCCTCCTACGTCACCGGGCAGCCGTTCGTGATCGACGGGGGCTGGCTGGCCGGGGTGAGTCTGTGA